The Streptomyces kanamyceticus genome window below encodes:
- a CDS encoding NAD-dependent epimerase/dehydratase family protein, with product MKADVTKTEVTNTDTNNNTNTDMGVEVLGGGFVARQAARYFGARTDAPAATLVAAGVSDTAETSPERFGREERLIRRTAQRCREHDRILVFLSSAAGGLYGREGEGREDGTPAPVSAYGRHKLAMERVVADSGARWLTLRLSHLVGTQQNARQLLPSLVRQIRSGEVAVHRGASRDLLDVRHFLVVLDRLLALGVHGRVVNVASGTAVPAERLVAGVEERLGRTARRRFHDVPPETLRISNRQMCELVPEAREFGLGPDYPDELLDRYVRGGEPSEGGEA from the coding sequence ATGAAGGCAGACGTCACGAAGACGGAAGTGACCAACACCGACACCAACAACAACACCAACACCGACATGGGCGTGGAAGTGCTCGGCGGCGGCTTCGTCGCCCGGCAGGCGGCCCGGTACTTCGGCGCAAGGACCGACGCCCCGGCCGCGACGCTGGTGGCGGCCGGGGTGTCGGACACCGCGGAGACCTCGCCGGAACGCTTCGGCCGCGAGGAGCGGCTGATCCGGCGTACGGCGCAGCGGTGCCGCGAACACGACAGGATCCTGGTGTTCCTGTCCTCCGCCGCGGGCGGTCTGTACGGCAGGGAGGGCGAGGGCCGCGAGGACGGCACGCCCGCGCCGGTCTCCGCGTACGGCAGGCACAAGCTCGCGATGGAGCGGGTCGTCGCCGACTCCGGTGCCCGCTGGCTGACGCTGCGGCTGAGCCATCTCGTCGGCACCCAGCAGAACGCCAGGCAGCTGCTGCCCTCGCTGGTGCGCCAGATCAGGTCGGGCGAGGTCGCCGTGCACCGCGGCGCGTCCCGCGACCTCCTCGACGTACGCCATTTCCTCGTCGTACTCGACCGGTTGCTCGCGCTCGGCGTACACGGCCGCGTCGTCAACGTGGCGTCCGGCACCGCCGTACCCGCCGAACGCCTGGTGGCCGGGGTCGAGGAACGGCTCGGCCGCACGGCACGCCGACGCTTCCACGACGTACCGCCCGAGACGCTGCGGATCTCCAACCGCCAGATGTGCGAACTCGTCCCCGAGGCAAGGGAGTTCGGCCTGGGCCCCGACTACCCCGACGAACTCCTCGACCGCTATGTGCGCGGCGGCGAGCCAAGCGAAGGTGGGGAAGCATGA
- a CDS encoding macrolide family glycosyltransferase: protein MAGPSRAPHVAVCTAAAHSHISPLLGVVAELVRRGHRVSYVTTEEFAPLVRSAGATPVLFRSSLPTDPADWPREVHRLPLLYLDDARATLPALARSFEGDRPDLVLTEDPAGAGSVLAAKWRIPVTQVWTYTASPTHWSLAEPGTPGANPVAAEFLAVLDAFLTEHGVRGGARAHLSARLAGGLVLTPRLFQPGGAELGPEFTFAGPALAPAKDAWTPPPPDGRPLALVTLGSIDTAHPEFFKTVAEGFAGTDWRVVLAVGDRIDPAELGPLPDGVTAYAWVPQRSVLDHASLAVHHGGMATVMECLHHGVTSLIVPRLREQAGNARRLMELGLGGALPLRAVTPDAVRSAVLRLHSDAGVRARVGAVREEIRGFGGAEAAADAVEHRLAAS, encoded by the coding sequence GTGGCCGGGCCTAGCCGCGCGCCGCACGTAGCGGTCTGCACCGCCGCCGCGCACAGCCACATCAGCCCGCTCCTGGGCGTGGTGGCGGAGTTGGTGCGCCGCGGGCACCGGGTCAGCTACGTGACCACGGAGGAGTTCGCCCCGCTGGTGCGCTCCGCCGGGGCAACGCCCGTCCTCTTCCGCTCCTCGCTGCCCACCGACCCCGCCGACTGGCCGCGCGAGGTGCACCGCCTCCCCCTCCTCTACCTCGACGACGCCCGCGCCACGCTCCCCGCCCTCGCCCGGAGCTTCGAGGGGGACCGGCCCGACCTCGTCCTCACCGAGGACCCGGCGGGCGCGGGCAGCGTGCTCGCCGCGAAGTGGCGCATCCCCGTGACGCAGGTGTGGACGTACACGGCGTCGCCCACGCACTGGTCGCTCGCCGAACCGGGCACGCCCGGCGCCAACCCGGTGGCCGCGGAGTTCCTCGCCGTGCTCGACGCGTTCCTCACCGAGCACGGCGTGCGCGGGGGCGCGCGCGCCCATCTGTCCGCCCGGCTCGCGGGCGGCCTCGTCCTGACACCGAGGCTGTTCCAGCCGGGCGGCGCCGAACTGGGCCCGGAGTTCACCTTCGCGGGCCCAGCACTAGCCCCCGCGAAGGATGCCTGGACGCCTCCCCCTCCGGACGGCCGCCCGCTAGCCCTGGTCACGCTCGGCTCCATCGACACCGCCCACCCCGAGTTCTTCAAGACCGTGGCCGAGGGGTTCGCAGGTACGGACTGGCGGGTGGTGCTCGCCGTCGGCGACCGGATCGACCCGGCGGAACTCGGACCGCTGCCGGACGGCGTGACGGCGTACGCCTGGGTCCCGCAACGATCCGTGCTCGACCACGCGTCCCTGGCCGTCCACCACGGCGGGATGGCGACGGTCATGGAGTGCCTCCACCACGGGGTGACGTCCCTGATCGTGCCCCGCCTCCGCGAACAGGCGGGCAACGCAAGGCGGTTGATGGAGCTCGGCCTCGGCGGCGCGCTCCCGCTGCGCGCGGTAACCCCCGACGCCGTGCGCAGCGCGGTGCTGCGGCTGCACTCGGACGCGGGCGTGCGTGCCCGCGTCGGCGCGGTGCGCGAGGAGATCCGGGGCTTCGGCGGAGCGGAAGCCGCGGCCGACGCGGTGGAACACCGGCTCGCGGCATCATGA
- a CDS encoding flavoprotein, whose amino-acid sequence MPGTQAPPTGIERLLLVGTGSSNASFLPLWVNWFQVSYPKTELRIVLTRSAQRFVTREGLSVLTNRVVFEDAWSEEPQARKLHVELANWPDAVAVYPAGMHFIARLALGLADTPAVMALQCTEAPIALAAALPPGGWESAAMRGHRAALAERPNVTVVPPVTGLSMTTGKRDGNQPVPLPRLIGSLEELRVRMGKAGDGGTGTHAGGVGAARATTQTHASATRAATETHASTAGATTQTHASATRATAETHASTAGATTQTHASATRAATETHASAAGASAETHAGTARATTQTHAGTARATTQTHASATRAAAETYAGTARAADAAAASEISGPTDPSNPTHPTGPATPLKSSGRA is encoded by the coding sequence ATGCCTGGTACCCAGGCGCCTCCGACCGGAATTGAGAGACTCCTTCTCGTCGGCACCGGATCTTCCAATGCGAGTTTCCTGCCGCTCTGGGTGAACTGGTTTCAGGTGAGTTACCCGAAGACCGAATTGCGGATTGTTCTCACCCGGTCCGCACAGCGCTTCGTCACGCGCGAAGGACTTTCCGTACTCACCAATCGCGTCGTGTTCGAGGACGCCTGGTCCGAGGAACCGCAGGCGCGGAAACTCCATGTGGAACTGGCGAACTGGCCCGACGCCGTCGCGGTGTATCCCGCCGGAATGCACTTCATCGCGCGCCTCGCCCTCGGCCTCGCCGACACCCCGGCGGTGATGGCCCTGCAGTGCACCGAGGCGCCCATCGCGCTCGCGGCCGCGCTGCCGCCGGGCGGCTGGGAGAGCGCCGCGATGCGCGGCCACCGCGCCGCGCTGGCCGAACGCCCCAACGTCACGGTCGTCCCGCCCGTCACCGGCCTGAGCATGACCACCGGCAAGCGCGACGGCAACCAGCCGGTGCCGCTGCCGCGACTCATCGGGAGCCTGGAGGAGTTGCGGGTGCGGATGGGGAAGGCGGGGGACGGGGGGACGGGGACGCATGCGGGTGGCGTCGGTGCCGCCAGAGCCACCACGCAAACGCACGCCAGTGCCACCCGTGCCGCCACGGAAACACACGCCAGTACCGCCGGAGCCACCACGCAAACGCACGCCAGTGCCACCCGTGCCACCGCAGAGACACACGCCAGTACCGCCGGAGCCACCACGCAAACGCACGCCAGTGCCACCCGTGCCGCCACGGAAACACACGCCAGTGCTGCCGGAGCCTCCGCGGAAACGCACGCCGGTACCGCCAGAGCCACCACGCAAACGCACGCCGGTACCGCCAGAGCCACCACGCAAACGCACGCCAGTGCCACCCGTGCCGCCGCAGAGACATACGCCGGTACCGCCAGAGCCGCCGATGCCGCCGCAGCGTCCGAGATCAGCGGTCCCACCGACCCTTCCAACCCCACCCACCCCACTGGCCCCGCCACCCCCCTGAAGAGCAGTGGCCGGGCCTAG
- a CDS encoding macrolide family glycosyltransferase, whose protein sequence is MSHIAFFNIPGAGHVNPTVGIVEELVARGHRVSYAVTASQGAEVAKAGATLVPYETTMKRFRATMTKLEDNDRFTTGDFVQVLRGLLRETEALHPALDRAFADDRPDLLVYDGLSGWTGRLLAESWGIPSLRSIPTLATNEHWSLASDGEYASFDGEHAGLNEVYRDIGLMLEHLGAGISSQDFFASNDRGPALVYIPKEFQYRAETFADDFHFVGPGWNERKLDGDWQRRRGDGERPLVMVSLGTIHNDDVAFFQGCVDAFADAEWDVVMAVGGQVDVDRLVGVPSHVEVRRHVPLLRVLREADLFVTHAGMGSVMEALSFGVPMVAVPQMAEQRANADRVVELGAGVLLHRNEVSADSLRAAAESVMGDAGFAERAGVMRGHIERSGGAGEAADVIESLLGAERGSREAAAPEAAQAGAGAETVRAGVGR, encoded by the coding sequence ATGTCCCATATCGCCTTCTTCAACATTCCAGGGGCCGGTCATGTCAATCCGACCGTGGGAATCGTCGAGGAACTCGTGGCGCGAGGGCACCGCGTCAGCTATGCCGTGACGGCGAGCCAGGGCGCCGAGGTCGCGAAGGCGGGCGCCACGCTGGTGCCGTACGAGACGACGATGAAGCGCTTCCGGGCCACCATGACCAAGCTGGAGGACAACGACCGCTTCACGACGGGCGACTTCGTCCAGGTGCTGCGCGGTCTGCTGCGGGAGACCGAGGCGCTGCATCCGGCCCTCGACCGCGCCTTCGCCGACGACCGTCCCGACCTCCTGGTCTACGACGGCCTGTCCGGCTGGACCGGGCGGCTGCTCGCGGAGAGCTGGGGCATCCCCTCGCTGCGCAGCATCCCGACGCTCGCGACGAACGAGCACTGGTCCCTGGCGAGCGACGGCGAGTACGCGTCGTTCGACGGCGAGCACGCCGGGCTCAACGAGGTGTACCGCGACATCGGCCTGATGCTGGAGCACCTCGGCGCGGGCATCTCCTCGCAGGACTTCTTCGCCTCCAACGACCGTGGGCCCGCGCTGGTGTACATACCCAAGGAGTTCCAGTACCGGGCCGAGACGTTCGCCGACGACTTCCACTTCGTGGGGCCCGGCTGGAACGAGCGGAAGCTCGACGGTGACTGGCAGCGGCGGCGTGGAGACGGTGAACGGCCCCTGGTCATGGTGTCGTTGGGGACGATCCACAACGACGACGTGGCGTTCTTCCAGGGCTGTGTGGACGCGTTCGCGGACGCGGAGTGGGACGTGGTGATGGCGGTGGGCGGTCAGGTGGACGTGGACCGTCTGGTGGGGGTGCCTTCGCATGTGGAGGTGCGGCGGCATGTGCCGCTGCTGCGGGTGCTGCGTGAGGCGGATCTGTTCGTGACGCATGCGGGGATGGGGAGCGTGATGGAGGCGCTTTCGTTCGGTGTGCCGATGGTGGCGGTGCCGCAGATGGCGGAGCAGCGGGCGAATGCCGACCGGGTGGTGGAGTTGGGTGCGGGGGTGCTGTTGCATCGGAACGAGGTGTCGGCCGATTCGCTGCGGGCCGCGGCGGAGTCGGTGATGGGTGATGCGGGGTTCGCGGAGCGGGCCGGGGTCATGCGGGGGCACATCGAGCGCTCGGGCGGCGCGGGCGAGGCGGCCGATGTGATCGAGTCGCTGCTCGGCGCGGAGCGCGGGTCTCGTGAAGCGGCTGCTCCCGAGGCCGCGCAGGCCGGAGCCGGAGCTGAGACCGTGCGGGCCGGAGTCGGGCGATGA
- a CDS encoding macrolide family glycosyltransferase, whose translation MSGERGAHIAFFSLPGSGHVNPTLGVVEELVARGHRVSFAVTERFVGAVEEAGARLVPYESTMDGLPAKDDPADRAERFGSGDLVRVLHDLLRETLAVLGPLDRFCAEDRPDLIVYDDPSGWGARLVAARRGIPALPYRTTFAAGEEWSLAERHTDVDVADPEIVRIYRGIGKLLARVGVRMRPQELMAGSDKGPALVFVPRAFQYRAETFGDDFHFVGPCLARRASEGGWHRAGRQDVQRPLVLVSLGTIHNGDLSFYQRCVDAFADAEWDVVMAVGDQVDVAGLVGVPAHVEVRRHVPQLQVLREADLFVTHAGMGSVMEALSFGVPMVAVPQMAEQRANADRVVELGAGVLLHRNEVSAGSLRAAAESVMGDAGFAERAGVMRGHIERSGGAGAAVDVIESLLAAEPVGGEGATASAEARTEAGAEAGVGAGTGTEAGAGVGAGVGIEAGAGAEAGAEVEAGAGTEAGTEAGTGTEAGAGAGAGAGAGTGAGAGAGAGAGTGAGTGAGTEAGTGTEAEARTEVGAGAEAGAEARTEVGTGAEAGAGAGTKAEVEAGVGTGAGVGAGAGAEAGAEARTEVGTGAEARTEVGTGAEAGAEARTEVGTGAEAGAGVGTKAEVEAEAGTGAEAEAMTEAGTGARS comes from the coding sequence ATGAGTGGAGAACGCGGGGCGCACATAGCCTTCTTCTCGCTGCCCGGCAGCGGGCACGTGAACCCCACCCTCGGGGTCGTCGAGGAACTGGTCGCGCGCGGCCACCGCGTCAGCTTCGCCGTGACGGAGCGGTTCGTCGGGGCCGTCGAGGAGGCGGGCGCGCGCCTCGTCCCGTACGAGTCGACGATGGACGGGCTCCCCGCCAAGGACGACCCCGCCGACCGCGCGGAGCGCTTCGGCAGCGGCGACCTGGTCAGGGTGTTGCACGACCTGCTGCGTGAAACCCTCGCCGTCCTCGGTCCGTTGGACCGGTTCTGCGCCGAGGACCGCCCCGATCTGATCGTGTACGACGACCCGTCGGGCTGGGGCGCCAGGCTCGTCGCCGCGCGCCGCGGCATTCCCGCCCTGCCGTACCGGACGACGTTCGCCGCGGGTGAGGAGTGGTCGCTGGCGGAGCGGCACACGGACGTCGACGTGGCGGACCCCGAGATCGTGCGGATCTACCGGGGCATCGGCAAACTGCTCGCCCGCGTCGGCGTCCGGATGCGGCCGCAGGAACTGATGGCGGGCAGCGACAAGGGTCCGGCGCTGGTGTTCGTGCCCCGCGCGTTCCAGTACCGGGCCGAGACCTTCGGCGACGACTTCCACTTCGTGGGCCCCTGCCTCGCCCGACGCGCGTCCGAGGGCGGCTGGCACCGCGCGGGCCGTCAGGACGTTCAACGCCCCCTCGTGCTCGTCTCGTTGGGGACCATCCACAACGGGGACCTCTCCTTCTACCAGCGGTGCGTGGACGCGTTCGCGGACGCGGAGTGGGACGTGGTGATGGCAGTGGGCGACCAGGTGGATGTGGCGGGCCTGGTGGGGGTGCCCGCGCATGTGGAGGTACGGCGCCACGTGCCCCAGCTCCAAGTGCTGCGTGAGGCGGATCTGTTCGTGACGCATGCGGGGATGGGGAGCGTGATGGAGGCGCTTTCGTTCGGTGTGCCGATGGTGGCGGTGCCGCAGATGGCGGAGCAGCGGGCGAACGCGGACCGGGTGGTGGAGTTGGGTGCGGGGGTGTTGTTGCATCGGAACGAGGTGTCGGCCGGTTCGCTGCGGGCCGCGGCGGAGTCGGTGATGGGTGATGCGGGGTTCGCGGAGCGGGCCGGGGTCATGCGGGGGCACATCGAGCGGTCGGGCGGCGCGGGCGCGGCGGTGGACGTGATCGAGTCGCTGCTCGCTGCCGAGCCCGTCGGGGGCGAAGGGGCTACGGCCTCTGCCGAAGCCCGGACCGAAGCCGGAGCCGAAGCCGGAGTCGGAGCCGGGACCGGGACCGAAGCCGGAGCCGGGGTCGGAGCCGGAGTCGGGATCGAAGCCGGAGCCGGAGCCGAAGCCGGGGCCGAAGTCGAAGCCGGAGCCGGGACCGAAGCCGGGACCGAAGCCGGGACCGGGACCGAAGCCGGAGCCGGAGCCGGAGCCGGAGCCGGAGCCGGGACCGGAGCCGGAGCCGGAGCCGGAGCCGGAGCCGGGACCGGAGCCGGGACCGGAGCCGGGACCGAAGCCGGGACCGGGACCGAAGCCGAAGCCAGGACCGAAGTCGGGGCCGGAGCCGAAGCCGGAGCCGAAGCCAGGACCGAAGTCGGGACCGGAGCCGAAGCCGGAGCCGGAGCCGGGACCAAAGCCGAAGTCGAAGCCGGAGTCGGGACCGGAGCCGGAGTCGGGGCCGGGGCCGGAGCCGAAGCCGGAGCCGAAGCCAGGACCGAAGTCGGGACCGGAGCCGAAGCCAGGACCGAAGTCGGGACCGGAGCCGAAGCCGGAGCCGAAGCCAGGACCGAAGTCGGGACCGGAGCCGAAGCCGGAGCCGGAGTCGGGACCAAAGCCGAAGTCGAAGCCGAAGCCGGGACCGGAGCCGAAGCCGAAGCCATGACCGAAGCCGGGACCGGAGCCCGGTCATGA
- a CDS encoding cytochrome P450 family protein, giving the protein MTAPAPIDHPAFFADQHGYYEGVRGGGPGPQLVRNPHGLEYWLVTRYADAKTVLLDARFSKEPRLAARALSEAGYPDQGPGSFFLPLVNSDPPDHTRLRALVSGAFTPRRVAELEPRVEEITHQLLDEIDQLPVHGKESEPVDLMATLAFPLPVLVISELVGVPHRSRAALIGWATRMLTVSGAAGGGPGERTRRLGRWFASLVAARRPGVRMDVPPEEQPDLLSALIAAHHQEERLSDEELVSLLVLLLVAGHETTTGMLGNAVDALLRHPGQLARLRAEPGLLPGAVEELLRYETSLARTTLRVAREDVEVAGAVIPAGAIVSVSLAAANRDPAVCPDPGRLDVTRERAPHLSFGHGIHFCLGAPLARLQVRTALGALLDRYPGLALAERDQPQHWRPVGDMRGLLTLPVRLTSGAYARRSAWSPSGTR; this is encoded by the coding sequence ATGACCGCCCCCGCCCCGATCGACCACCCCGCCTTCTTCGCCGACCAGCACGGCTACTACGAGGGAGTACGCGGAGGCGGCCCCGGGCCCCAGCTGGTGCGCAACCCGCACGGGCTCGAGTACTGGCTGGTCACCCGGTATGCCGATGCCAAGACCGTGCTGCTCGACGCGCGGTTCTCCAAGGAGCCCCGGCTCGCGGCGCGTGCCCTGAGCGAGGCGGGCTATCCGGACCAGGGGCCCGGTAGCTTCTTCCTGCCCCTGGTCAACAGCGATCCGCCGGACCACACCCGGCTCCGCGCGCTCGTCTCCGGTGCGTTCACGCCGCGCCGCGTCGCCGAACTGGAACCCCGCGTCGAGGAGATCACCCATCAGCTCCTCGACGAGATCGACCAACTCCCCGTACACGGCAAGGAGTCCGAGCCCGTCGACCTCATGGCGACCCTCGCCTTCCCCCTCCCCGTCCTCGTGATCAGCGAACTCGTCGGTGTGCCGCACCGCAGCAGGGCCGCCCTGATCGGCTGGGCCACGCGGATGCTCACCGTTTCGGGGGCGGCGGGCGGCGGTCCCGGGGAGCGGACCCGGCGGCTCGGCCGCTGGTTCGCCTCGCTGGTCGCCGCGCGGCGGCCCGGCGTACGCATGGACGTACCGCCGGAGGAGCAGCCCGATCTGCTGAGCGCGCTGATCGCGGCGCACCACCAGGAGGAGCGGCTCTCCGACGAGGAACTCGTCAGCCTGCTCGTGCTGTTGCTGGTGGCCGGGCACGAGACGACCACCGGCATGCTCGGCAACGCGGTCGACGCCCTGCTGCGCCACCCCGGCCAGCTCGCCCGGCTGCGCGCCGAGCCGGGGCTGCTGCCGGGCGCCGTCGAGGAACTCCTGCGCTACGAGACCTCGTTGGCGCGTACGACACTGCGCGTGGCCCGCGAGGACGTCGAGGTGGCGGGCGCCGTCATCCCGGCCGGTGCCATCGTCAGCGTGTCGCTGGCCGCCGCCAACCGCGACCCGGCCGTCTGCCCGGATCCTGGGCGGCTCGACGTCACGAGGGAGCGAGCACCGCACTTGTCGTTCGGCCACGGCATCCACTTCTGTCTGGGCGCCCCGCTGGCCAGGCTCCAGGTGCGTACGGCGCTGGGCGCGCTGCTCGACCGGTACCCCGGCCTCGCCCTGGCCGAGCGGGACCAGCCGCAGCACTGGCGGCCCGTCGGCGACATGCGGGGGCTGCTCACGCTGCCGGTGCGCCTCACCTCCGGAGCGTACGCGCGCCGCTCCGCCTGGTCGCCGAGTGGAACCCGATGA
- a CDS encoding macrolide family glycosyltransferase, translating into MAHIGFFNVPGFGHVNVTQGLVAELVARGHRVSYAVPAAYGAEIERAGARLLPYDTTLSDPRAMLAATADPDRLTTVDYVHNLRGLTRETRAIVPRLLDAFRADPPDLMLYDGVLGWAGRVVADALGVPAIRCVPTLAVNEHWSLASAGYAAFDPADPELAAVFREMGTLFEELDAVGAAQDFFGGGNGPRTTTLVFVPRALQPAGDTFDASHHFVGPCAAPRTLDGDWTPPGDGRPVVLVSLGTVQRGRPGFFRACVEALRDTDWHVVMAVGEQDPAGLGPLPAHIEAHAHLPQQAVLRHADAFVTHAGMGSVLEALSSAVPMVTVPQMGEQRANADRLAELGIGVPLHRDALEPAVLRDAVARLLGDPVAQERARAMRGQIRAAGGPVRAADLVERHLPVAHTAPGRTETEGAS; encoded by the coding sequence ATGGCACACATCGGCTTCTTCAACGTCCCCGGCTTCGGGCACGTCAACGTCACGCAGGGCCTGGTGGCCGAACTCGTCGCCCGTGGCCACCGGGTGAGCTACGCCGTGCCCGCCGCGTACGGGGCGGAGATCGAGCGCGCGGGCGCCCGCCTGCTGCCGTACGACACCACGCTCAGCGACCCCCGGGCCATGCTCGCCGCGACCGCGGACCCGGACCGGCTCACCACCGTCGACTACGTCCACAACCTGCGCGGGCTGACCCGCGAGACCCGCGCGATCGTGCCCCGGCTGCTCGACGCGTTCCGCGCGGACCCGCCCGATCTGATGCTCTACGACGGGGTGCTCGGCTGGGCGGGACGGGTCGTCGCCGACGCGCTCGGCGTGCCCGCGATCCGCTGCGTGCCGACGCTCGCCGTCAACGAGCACTGGTCGCTGGCCTCGGCGGGATACGCCGCGTTCGACCCGGCGGACCCCGAACTCGCCGCCGTCTTCAGGGAGATGGGCACGCTGTTCGAGGAGCTCGACGCGGTGGGCGCGGCGCAGGACTTCTTCGGGGGAGGGAACGGGCCGCGCACCACCACGCTGGTGTTCGTGCCGCGCGCCCTCCAGCCCGCGGGCGACACCTTCGACGCGAGCCACCACTTCGTCGGCCCCTGCGCCGCGCCCCGCACCCTCGACGGCGACTGGACACCGCCCGGCGACGGGCGCCCCGTCGTCCTGGTGTCGCTCGGCACCGTGCAGAGGGGCAGGCCCGGCTTCTTCCGTGCCTGCGTGGAGGCGCTGCGCGACACCGACTGGCATGTCGTCATGGCCGTAGGCGAGCAGGACCCGGCCGGGCTCGGCCCGCTCCCGGCGCACATCGAGGCGCACGCCCACCTGCCCCAGCAGGCGGTCCTGCGGCACGCCGACGCGTTCGTCACGCACGCCGGAATGGGCAGCGTCCTGGAGGCGCTGAGCAGCGCCGTCCCCATGGTCACCGTGCCGCAGATGGGGGAGCAGCGGGCCAACGCGGACCGGCTCGCGGAGCTGGGCATCGGCGTCCCGCTGCACCGTGACGCGCTCGAACCCGCCGTACTGCGCGACGCGGTCGCCCGGCTGCTCGGCGACCCGGTGGCGCAGGAGCGCGCCCGCGCCATGCGCGGGCAGATCCGCGCCGCCGGGGGGCCGGTACGGGCGGCGGACCTCGTGGAACGCCACCTGCCCGTCGCGCACACCGCGCCCGGCCGTACGGAAACGGAAGGAGCATCGTGA
- a CDS encoding glucose-1-phosphate thymidylyltransferase, producing the protein MKALVLAGGAGTRLRPITHTSAKQLVPIANKPVLHYGLEAIADAGIKEVGIVVGDTAAEIERAVGDGSAFGLDVTYLPQESPLGLAHAVLIARDFLGDDDFLMYLGDNFILGGITSLVDGFRAERPDAQILLTRVADPSAYGVVTLSETGRVTGLEEKPERPRSDLAVVGVYLFTPLIHRAVRAIAPSARGELEITDAIQWLIDEGRDVRPAMISGYWKDTGSAADMLEANRQVLEQLQPCVEGVVSADSELIGRVRIGPGAEVRGSRIVGPALIGAGTSVVNSYVGPSTSIAENCRIEDSEIEFSIVLGHSSITGVRRIDASLIGCHVEVAPAPRRPAAHRFMLGDHSKVHITS; encoded by the coding sequence GTGAAAGCGCTCGTCCTGGCGGGAGGCGCGGGAACGCGGCTGCGGCCCATCACCCACACCTCCGCCAAACAGCTGGTGCCCATCGCCAACAAACCCGTGCTCCACTACGGCCTCGAAGCCATCGCGGACGCCGGGATCAAGGAGGTCGGCATCGTCGTCGGCGACACCGCCGCGGAGATCGAACGGGCCGTCGGCGACGGCTCCGCCTTCGGCCTCGACGTGACGTACCTGCCGCAGGAGAGCCCGCTCGGCCTCGCGCACGCGGTGCTGATCGCCAGGGACTTCCTCGGCGACGACGACTTCCTGATGTACCTCGGGGACAACTTCATCCTCGGTGGCATCACCTCGCTCGTGGACGGCTTCCGCGCCGAGCGGCCCGACGCGCAGATCCTGCTGACCCGGGTGGCCGACCCCAGCGCGTACGGCGTCGTGACGCTCTCGGAGACGGGCCGGGTCACCGGCCTGGAGGAGAAGCCGGAGCGGCCCAGGAGCGATCTCGCCGTCGTCGGCGTCTATCTCTTCACGCCTCTCATCCACCGCGCCGTACGCGCCATCGCGCCCTCAGCGCGCGGCGAGCTGGAGATCACCGACGCCATCCAGTGGCTGATCGACGAGGGCAGGGACGTCCGCCCCGCGATGATCAGCGGCTACTGGAAGGACACCGGGAGCGCCGCGGACATGCTGGAGGCCAACCGGCAGGTCCTCGAACAACTTCAGCCGTGCGTCGAGGGCGTGGTGAGCGCCGACAGCGAACTCATCGGCCGGGTACGGATCGGTCCCGGCGCCGAGGTGCGCGGCTCGCGCATCGTCGGGCCCGCCCTGATCGGCGCGGGGACGTCCGTCGTCAACTCCTATGTGGGGCCCTCGACCTCCATCGCGGAGAACTGCCGCATCGAGGACAGCGAGATCGAGTTCTCCATCGTCCTCGGCCACTCCTCGATCACCGGGGTGCGCCGCATCGACGCCTCGCTCATCGGCTGCCACGTCGAAGTCGCGCCCGCCCCACGCCGCCCCGCAGCCCACCGCTTCATGCTGGGCGATCACAGCAAGGTGCACATCACGTCATGA